The segment TGATGGTCTTTGGCAACCTGGGCGATGAGAGCGCCAGCGGGGTGGCGTTCAGCCGCAACCCGGCCACCGGGGAGGCTCGCCCCTATGGCGAATACATGATCGCCACCCAGGGCGAAGATGTGGTGGGCGGCCGTCGCTCCCCAGGGCCCCTGGGCATGAACGAGGAGCAGCACGGGGGTATGGCGGCGATGGAGCGCCTGATGCCCGAGCAGTACGCTGAGCTCTGCGGGTATATGGAGGATCTCGAGCGCAACTACCACGACATGCAAGATGTGGAGTTCTGCGTGGAGCGCGGCAAGCTGTGGATGTTGCAGACCCGCGCGGCCAAACGCACCGGCCAGGCCGCGGTGCGTGTGGCGCTGGAGATGTGTGAGGAGGGGATGATCGATGAGGAGGAGGCGATCTTACGCGTCGATCCGAAGTTGCATCTGGAGCGGGCGCTGCACCGCCAGATCGCCGGTTCGCCGCCCGACGCCATCGCCCGCGGGCAGGCGGCTTCACCGGGGGCAGCGAGCGGGGAGATTGTGCTCAGCTCAGAGCGCGCCGTGGAGCGCGCCAACGATGGCGAGTCGGTGATTCTGGTGCGCCCGATGACCGCTGCCGATGATGTGGAGGGGCTGCATGCGGCCGCCGGGGTGCTCACCGCCCAGGGCGGGCTTACGTCGCACGCCGCCGTGGTCGCCCGCGGCATTGGCACCCCCTGCGTCTGCGGCGTGGGCGCGCTGCGCATCGATGAAGATGAGGGCGGGATCTACCTGGGAGAGACGTTTTTCAAAGAAGGCGATCGCATAACGATCGATGGAGGGTCCGGCGAGGTCTTTGGTGAGGCGTTGGAGCTCAAGGATCCGACGATCACCGGTGAGCTGAAGACCTTTCTGGAGCTGGCCGACCGCTACCGGCGCCTGGAGGTTCGCGTCAACGTGGACAGTGGCGAGGAGGCCGAACTGGCGCGCGAGATGGGGGCCGAGGGGGTGGGGCTCTGCCGCACCGAACATATGATTCTGGAGAGTCGCGAGGCGGTGCGCGCGATGCGCCAGGTGCTCCTGAGCACCGACTGGGAGATGCGGGAGCAGGGGCTTGAGGAGCTGGTGAACTACCAGCGTCAGGAGATTGCGCAAATTTTGCGCGCGATGGACGGCCTGCCCGTGATGGTACGCCTACTCGATCCGCCGGCGCATGAGTTTTTGCCGGGCACGCCGGCCGGCCGAAAGAGTGTGGCGGAGGTGCTGGGCATCAGCGAGGAGGCGGTGGGCTGGCGTGTGGACGCGCTTCGGGAGACCAACCCGATGCTGGGGTTTCGGGGCGGGCGTCTGGCGATGGTCTACCCCCAGATTTACGAGGCTCAGGTACAGGCGATCGTGGAGGCCTCGCGCCAGGTGCAGGATGAGGGGGTGCGCACCCGGGTGGAGATCGCCATTCCGATGGTGGCTGACCCGGGGGAGGCCGGGCATCTGATCGCGGTGATCAACGACGCGGTCGCCCGCCATCTTTACGGCTTAAGCCGCGAGGCCGATGTGGCGGTGGGGGTGATGGTGGAGGTGCCGCGTGCGGCGCTTCTTGCCGGGGAGCTGGCGCTGGAGGCCGACTTCTTCAGCTTTGGCACCAACGACCTTACGCAGCTGATGTGGGGGATGTCCCGCGATGATGCCTCCCGCTTTATCGAGGCCTACCGCGACCAGGGTGTGCTCACCGAAGATCCTTTTGAGATCCTCGATCGCGCCGGCGTGGGGCTCTTGATGCGACAGGCGCTCAAGCAGGGGCGGATGGTCTACCCGCAGCTGGCCGCCGGGGTATGCGGGGAGCACGCCGGGGAGCCGAACTCCATTCGTTTCTTTGAGGCGCTGAACCTGGATTATGTGAGTGTGTCGCCCTACCGCGTGGCGAGCGCGCGGCTGGCGGCGGCGCAGGCTTTTGTGCGCGAGGAGCAGGCCGCGCGCAGCGGCGAAGCCTGGCGAGGGGGGCTTGCGCCGATGCGGCGGCAGAGCAACGGCGATTGAGGGTGTTTGAGCGCCTGCGTTCGGGGTAAATCATGACCCCGACGAGGCTTGCGATGATGGAGTGGCGAGAGCGCCGCGCAAAGTTTGCGTGGCGCTTTTTTCGTAGAAGCGCGGACGCATTCTTGAGGATCGCTAAAAAAAAATCGTCTGCTCAGGTAAAACCCTTCGCGCGAGGTCTGCGAAGAGGGCGTCTTTGGAAAAATTTTCCGGAAGATGCGGAAGATGTTTCACGATCCGGTGCAGGAGCAGGGATGTGTTTCAGCGATGAGAAGCCCGGGGGCGATGCGGCGTGTGACCCCGGGGCGGCGACGCTGAAGGGGGAGGAGCTGGTGCTGGAGGCCGCCCGGAGCGCCGGGGTGATTGTGAGGAGCGCCGCGGTCGAAGCGCTCTCGCTGCGGGTTGGCGAGGAGGTGCGGGGCTGGATGAGCGCCGATGAGCTCGCGCGCCACGAGCGCTACGCGCTGGAGCGGCTGCGCCGCCGCGACCTGAGCACCCGCGGGCTTGCGCGCGCCACGCTCAGTGAGCTTGCGGGGTGCGCACCACACGAGCTGGTCTTTGAGAAGGGGGCGCACGAGCGCCCGCACCTTGTGTCTCCGGCGTTGCCCGGCTTCGACTTCAACCTGGCGCATAGCGAGGAGCGGGTGGTGCTGGCGGCGGCGCAGGGCTTGCGGGTGGGCGTCGATATTGAGCATGGCAACCGACGCGTCGACCACCGCAACGTCGCCGAGCGCTTTTTTTCGGACTACGAGCAGCGCGCGCTCGCCAGGCTCAGCGATGAGGCCGAGGAGGGGCAGGTGAGCGCGCGACGGCGGCGTTTTCTGGAGCTCTGGGTGCTTAAAGAGGCCTGGATGAAGGCCGACGGCCGCGGCATCAGCGCCGGCCTCAATCAGGTGATCTTCGACCTCGACAGCCACGCCAGCCCGCGCCTTATTGCGCTCCCCGATGATGCGCCAGAGCGCTGGGAGGTGGCCCTCACCGAGCTCGATGATGGCCACCTCCTTGCGCTTGCCTGGCGTGAAAACTCTTTTTAAATCAAGGGGTTGGGCGAGGTTCAGTGCGCCAGGTATTCCTGGAGGGTGGGGGCGTGGTAGGTCTCCATATAAACCCGGAACTTTTTGCGCATGTCCATCTCCAGCTGGCGCACCCGCTCTTTGGAGATGCCGAACTCATCGCCCAGATCGTCGAGCTGGCGGGGATGCACGGCCAGCATGCGCTCATGCCAGATCTGGCGGCGGCGCGCGTCGTCGATGGTGTTGACGAACTCTTCGGCCAGGCCGCGCAGGCGTTCATAAAAGAGGTGATCGTGGGCGGCCGTCTCCGGGTCGGGCTCGGCGCTGGCGAGCATGTCGCGGCCGGTGGTCTCGGAGTCGTCGCTTAAGGGGGCGTCCAGGCGCGTGAAGCCGCCGCCGGTGAGGGTGGCGACGCGCTCGACCTCGTCGACGTCGACCTCCAGGTAGTCGGCCACGTTCTCAGCGGTGGGCTCCAGCCCGCGGCTGCGCAGCTGGCGGCGCGCCTTGCGCAGGTTGAAGAAGAGCTTGCGGCTGTCGCGCGAGCTGCCCATGCGGATGGGGTAGGTGTGGTTGAGCAGGTAGTTGAAGATCAGCGCGCGAATCCAGAAGTGCGCATAGCCCACAAAGCTCGTGCCGCGGTCCGGATCGAAGCGGGTCAGCGCCTCGGTCAGCCCGAGGTTGCCCTCTTGAATCAGGTCCAGAAGGTCGTGGCCGGGGCGGTGCAGGTCGGTGGCGACCTTCACCACCAGGCGCAGGTTGGCCCAGACGAGCGTCTTGGCGGCCTCTTCGTCGCCATTTTCCAGAAAGGCGCGGGCCAGGCGATCCTGGATCTCGTTGGGCAAAATCTCGATGCGCCGGATCTGGTTCATATAAGTGGTGAGCGAGTCGGCGTGCAGATCGGTGTCACGCGAGGAGCGGGCGCGCTGGCGGGCCAGCGGGTGCACCGCGGGCGCGGGGGCGTCAACCGGAGCGGAGACAGGCATCGAGATGCAGGGTGCGGCCATAAGAACCTCGCAAAGTAGCGCAGTCAGACACCAACAAAAGCCTGCTCTATGGCGAGTCCGACTGCGCGGGGACATCGCCAGCAAGCGTCATCGTCGGTTAGAGCAAAGCCCGTGCCAGAAGTTTCAAAAAGATCGAAGAACACCCCCGCCGGGGCATCGCGCTCGTTACGGCGGCGCGGCGGTGAATGTGGCGAATCGTCGCGCTGTAGCGCATTGAGGAGCCGGGATGCGAGGCGCGAAAATCTCGCGCAAAGGGAGCGGGAATTGGCTCCGACTCCCCCGCTTGAGGGGGGGGCGTTGCTCAGACTTTGCGCAATATTTGCGTGGCTATTCTGGTTGGTGCAGAAGTTGCGCCTCGTGGGAGCCTCTGCTGCGTAGTTTGCGCCGGCTTTCGCCACGTCGATGGCTAATTTCATCGCTCCGACCTGCTGATGGGCCGCTTTAGATAAGGCCCGCAGCGCTTCGGGCCTTTCTTACGGGTCTACGGTGGCACCGCTTTTGCTTTACCCCCGGTCGTCGCGACATTCTGCCGCACCCGGGTGCCCATTCGATTCGTTCGGCTGCCCGCAGCGAGGCAGCCGTGATTTGCGACGGGTGTTGATGAACTGACCCGAGCACCGATGTGACCCATCCGGGGTTGCCTCGGCCCCCTCGAACCTCCGAGTTACTCCGTGATGCACTTCTTCGACGAGATCAAAAGCTATGTCGGGTTCACCGACGACGACGCCGCTCGCCTCAAGGCGCTGGGCCCTCTTGTGGAGCCCCGCTTCTCGGAGGTGGTTGTGGCGTTTTACGACGCGCTGATGGCGCACCCGCGCGCCCGCGGCGTCTTTGTGGGGCCCGAGCAGATCGACCGACTGCGCGCCTCGCTCAAAGTCTGGCTCGGCGAGTTATTTGAGGGGCGCTATGACGACGCGTATTTTGCGCATCGCCAGCATATCGGTCGGGTGCACGTGAACGTGGGGCTCCTGCCGCAGTTTATGTTCGGGGCGATGAACCTGATTCGCCACGGCTTTCTGGAGATCTTAAGTGATCAGCAGGCGCGCCTCGAAGACGATCCGGTCATCCTGGGGCTGCGCCACGCGGTGACCAGCGTGGATCGCATTCTGGATATCGAGCTGACGATCATGGTGCAGTCCTACTGGGACTCCCTGATGAAGCAGAAGCTCGAGATCCCGGCAGCGCTGGCCACCGGGCTCGCCCACGAGGTGCGAAACCCGCTTAACGCCATCGGGCTGCAGATGACCCTGCTCGAGCGTCGCCTGCGAAGCTCCGAGGTCGATGAGGGCGTCTACGGTCAGGTGCTGGAGGCGGTGCGCGCGGAGCTGCGCCGCATTCAGGGGCTGAACTCCGAGATCCTGGATTTTGCCAAACCCGTCGACATCCACACCGGCCCGGCCGATGTGGCCGAGATCTTTTATGAGATCCGCCGCAACCACGAGCTTACGCTTGAGGCGGGCGGGGTGCAGATGGACATTGAGGTCGATGGCGATCCGGTGATGGTCTGCGATCGCGACCGCCTGATGCAGGTCTTTATCAACCTGATGACCAACGCGGTTGAAGCGATGCCCGAGGGGGGGCACATTCGGGTGGAGGTTGTGCAGAATGAGAGCGGGCTGCGCGTGGAGTTTGGCGACAGCGGCCCGGGGATGTCGCCGGCGATGAAGTACCGGATCTTCGATCTTTTCTACACGTCGAAGGCCTCCGGCACGGGCATCGGCCTGGCGATCGCCCGCAAGATTGTGGAGGCGCATGGCGGCTCCATTGATGTGCTCTCGCGACCTGGCGAGGGCACCACCTTTACCGTCTACTTACCCTACCCGCGGCGTGACGCGGAGGACGAGGTTGAGCGATGAGTGCATGGACCGAAGAGACGGCTGTTTCTCCCGCGGAGCGGGTCGAGAAGACGCCTGAGCCTCAGGCGCCGCAGCGCAAACGCCGCATCCTGGTGGTCGACGACGAACCCCACGCCCGCCGCGCCCTTGTGGAACTTCTCAGCGATGAGGGCTACGAGGTCTCCTCGGCCGGCGACGGCTTTAAGGCGCTGGGGATCTTGCGCGAGTGGCCCTGCGAGGTGCTTCTGACCGACTGGCGTATGCCGGTGATGGACGGCATCACGCTGGTGAAAAAGGCGCGCGAGGAGCAGCCCGACCTGGGGTGTGTGGTGATGACCGCCTTTGGCAGCGTGGAGAGCGCGGTGGAGGCGATGAAGGCCGGCGCCGACGACTATCTGACCAAGCCTCTGAACTTCGACGCGGTCTCGCTGGTGCTCTCCCGCGCCATGGAGCGCATTGAGGAGCGCCGCGAGCTCACCAACCTGCGCGCGCGCCACGCCGAGCAGCGCGAGCAGTCGCGCACGAAGATTCTGGGGGCGAGCCCGGCGGTGCAGTCGTTGATCGCGATGATCGACCAGGTGGCCGGGGCGCGCGCCACGGTGATGATCAC is part of the Lujinxingia vulgaris genome and harbors:
- the ppdK gene encoding pyruvate, phosphate dikinase yields the protein MSTDDIFVYRFEEGHARGDGSQKDLLGGKGAGLAEMARLGMPVPPGMTLTTEACRSYLEHGFFPEGLEMQVRQGIAWLEKTTGRGFGDVNNPLLLSVRSGAARSMPGMMDTVLNLGLSEDSVEGLARQSGDRRFAYDCLRRFVQMYTSVVMGVDDAVLEEVLVRHRRRAGVDDDHELGWEELFAISEAMRQKAVEVTGRDVPRGPFGQLWGAVEAVFRSWEAPRARAYRKLHQMSGGGWGTAVNIMVMVFGNLGDESASGVAFSRNPATGEARPYGEYMIATQGEDVVGGRRSPGPLGMNEEQHGGMAAMERLMPEQYAELCGYMEDLERNYHDMQDVEFCVERGKLWMLQTRAAKRTGQAAVRVALEMCEEGMIDEEEAILRVDPKLHLERALHRQIAGSPPDAIARGQAASPGAASGEIVLSSERAVERANDGESVILVRPMTAADDVEGLHAAAGVLTAQGGLTSHAAVVARGIGTPCVCGVGALRIDEDEGGIYLGETFFKEGDRITIDGGSGEVFGEALELKDPTITGELKTFLELADRYRRLEVRVNVDSGEEAELAREMGAEGVGLCRTEHMILESREAVRAMRQVLLSTDWEMREQGLEELVNYQRQEIAQILRAMDGLPVMVRLLDPPAHEFLPGTPAGRKSVAEVLGISEEAVGWRVDALRETNPMLGFRGGRLAMVYPQIYEAQVQAIVEASRQVQDEGVRTRVEIAIPMVADPGEAGHLIAVINDAVARHLYGLSREADVAVGVMVEVPRAALLAGELALEADFFSFGTNDLTQLMWGMSRDDASRFIEAYRDQGVLTEDPFEILDRAGVGLLMRQALKQGRMVYPQLAAGVCGEHAGEPNSIRFFEALNLDYVSVSPYRVASARLAAAQAFVREEQAARSGEAWRGGLAPMRRQSNGD
- a CDS encoding 4'-phosphopantetheinyl transferase family protein, with the translated sequence MCFSDEKPGGDAACDPGAATLKGEELVLEAARSAGVIVRSAAVEALSLRVGEEVRGWMSADELARHERYALERLRRRDLSTRGLARATLSELAGCAPHELVFEKGAHERPHLVSPALPGFDFNLAHSEERVVLAAAQGLRVGVDIEHGNRRVDHRNVAERFFSDYEQRALARLSDEAEEGQVSARRRRFLELWVLKEAWMKADGRGISAGLNQVIFDLDSHASPRLIALPDDAPERWEVALTELDDGHLLALAWRENSF
- a CDS encoding sigma-70 family RNA polymerase sigma factor produces the protein MAAPCISMPVSAPVDAPAPAVHPLARQRARSSRDTDLHADSLTTYMNQIRRIEILPNEIQDRLARAFLENGDEEAAKTLVWANLRLVVKVATDLHRPGHDLLDLIQEGNLGLTEALTRFDPDRGTSFVGYAHFWIRALIFNYLLNHTYPIRMGSSRDSRKLFFNLRKARRQLRSRGLEPTAENVADYLEVDVDEVERVATLTGGGFTRLDAPLSDDSETTGRDMLASAEPDPETAAHDHLFYERLRGLAEEFVNTIDDARRRQIWHERMLAVHPRQLDDLGDEFGISKERVRQLEMDMRKKFRVYMETYHAPTLQEYLAH
- a CDS encoding protoglobin domain-containing protein, with protein sequence MHFFDEIKSYVGFTDDDAARLKALGPLVEPRFSEVVVAFYDALMAHPRARGVFVGPEQIDRLRASLKVWLGELFEGRYDDAYFAHRQHIGRVHVNVGLLPQFMFGAMNLIRHGFLEILSDQQARLEDDPVILGLRHAVTSVDRILDIELTIMVQSYWDSLMKQKLEIPAALATGLAHEVRNPLNAIGLQMTLLERRLRSSEVDEGVYGQVLEAVRAELRRIQGLNSEILDFAKPVDIHTGPADVAEIFYEIRRNHELTLEAGGVQMDIEVDGDPVMVCDRDRLMQVFINLMTNAVEAMPEGGHIRVEVVQNESGLRVEFGDSGPGMSPAMKYRIFDLFYTSKASGTGIGLAIARKIVEAHGGSIDVLSRPGEGTTFTVYLPYPRRDAEDEVER